In a single window of the Xylanimonas protaetiae genome:
- a CDS encoding molybdenum cofactor biosynthesis protein MoaE, protein MSGTHGLRAAVVVASDRAAAGVYEDRSGPAARAWFEERGWSVSVRVVPDGEPVRSALRALLRSADAPDVVVTSGGTGISPTDRTPDVTRDLLDTEVPGIAELVRAASLAPRGGRDPVPTAALSRGVAGVAGRTLVVNLPGSPGGVVDGLDALADVLPHAAAQLRGRDHAQADDGPAHDAAHHHDVAHHAVTHPAGGAAAVLLADVVAARLDLDALVALVRDDTCGAVATFTGYVRDHDEGRGVTALAYEAHPDAAAVLAEVAQRVAARVAAQTGDALRVAVVHRVGPLAVGDAAVVAAVASGHRRAAFAAVADLVDDLKAEVPIWKEQGFTDGTSEWVGALG, encoded by the coding sequence ATGAGCGGGACGCACGGGCTGCGCGCGGCCGTCGTCGTCGCCTCCGACCGGGCGGCCGCGGGCGTGTACGAGGACCGGTCCGGTCCCGCCGCGCGCGCCTGGTTCGAGGAGCGTGGCTGGTCCGTCAGCGTCCGAGTGGTCCCCGACGGCGAGCCAGTCCGGTCCGCGCTCCGCGCGCTGCTGCGGTCCGCCGACGCGCCCGACGTCGTCGTCACGAGCGGCGGCACGGGCATCTCGCCCACCGACCGCACCCCCGACGTGACGCGCGACCTCCTCGACACGGAGGTGCCCGGCATCGCCGAGCTCGTGCGCGCCGCGTCGCTGGCCCCGCGCGGCGGGCGGGACCCCGTCCCGACGGCCGCCCTCTCGCGCGGCGTCGCGGGCGTCGCCGGCCGCACGCTCGTCGTCAACCTGCCCGGGTCGCCGGGCGGCGTCGTCGACGGGCTCGACGCGCTCGCCGACGTCCTCCCGCACGCGGCCGCCCAGCTCCGCGGCCGCGACCACGCGCAAGCCGACGACGGCCCTGCTCACGACGCCGCCCACCACCACGACGTCGCCCACCACGCGGTGACGCACCCGGCCGGGGGCGCCGCCGCCGTCCTGCTCGCCGACGTCGTCGCCGCCCGGCTCGACCTCGACGCGCTCGTCGCCCTGGTGCGCGACGACACGTGCGGGGCCGTCGCCACCTTCACCGGGTACGTGCGCGACCACGACGAGGGCCGCGGCGTGACCGCGCTCGCCTACGAGGCGCACCCCGATGCCGCCGCCGTCCTCGCGGAGGTCGCGCAGCGGGTCGCCGCGCGGGTCGCCGCGCAGACGGGCGACGCGCTGCGCGTGGCGGTGGTGCACCGGGTGGGGCCCCTCGCGGTCGGTGACGCCGCCGTCGTCGCGGCGGTGGCGTCCGGGCACCGCCGGGCGGCCTTCGCGGCCGTCGCCGACCTCGTCGACGACCTCAAGGCCGAGGTGCCCATCTGGAAGGAGCAGGGCTTCACGGACGGGACCTCCGAGTGGGTCGGGGCGTTGGGATGA
- a CDS encoding uroporphyrinogen-III synthase, translating to MTHDPSPATAPFVAELRPLAPVMAGATVLITADRRSGELAAALERRGARVRHAPALSMVPHVDDETLVAATRTLLAHPPDVLVATTGVGFRAWIEAADAHGLADQLATALAGTRLVARGPKARGAIQAAGLQADWVAESETSAEVAEWLLSEGVAGLHVAVQQHGAGADGLDVVLEKAGARVTNLVVYRWGPAPDPAVVAESARAAAAGDVDAVVFTSAPGAEAWLTAAEEAGYGPQVIERFLAGDLVAAAVGPVTARPLVQRGITPVQPERGRLGALVRALVAHYERVESVALATVAGPLVVRARVAVLDGHVLPLSPTGVEVLRLLAAAGGAVVSRERVLDVLPGESRDPHAVEVAVGRLREAVGRRDLIRTVVKRGYRIERAHG from the coding sequence ATGACGCACGACCCGTCGCCCGCCACGGCGCCGTTCGTGGCTGAGCTGCGCCCGCTGGCACCCGTCATGGCCGGAGCCACCGTCCTCATCACGGCCGACCGCCGCTCCGGCGAGCTCGCCGCCGCACTCGAGCGCCGCGGCGCGCGCGTCCGGCACGCGCCCGCCCTCAGCATGGTCCCGCACGTCGACGACGAGACCCTCGTCGCCGCCACCCGGACCCTGCTCGCCCACCCGCCCGACGTGCTCGTCGCCACCACCGGCGTCGGGTTCCGCGCCTGGATCGAGGCCGCCGACGCCCACGGGCTCGCCGACCAGCTCGCCACGGCGCTAGCGGGCACGCGCCTCGTCGCGCGCGGGCCCAAAGCGCGCGGGGCGATCCAGGCCGCCGGGCTCCAGGCCGACTGGGTGGCCGAGTCCGAGACGTCCGCCGAGGTGGCCGAGTGGCTCCTGTCGGAGGGCGTGGCGGGCCTGCACGTGGCCGTCCAGCAGCACGGGGCCGGGGCCGACGGCCTCGACGTCGTCCTGGAGAAGGCGGGCGCCCGCGTCACCAACCTCGTCGTCTACCGGTGGGGGCCCGCGCCGGACCCGGCCGTCGTCGCCGAGTCCGCGCGCGCCGCGGCCGCCGGCGACGTCGACGCCGTCGTGTTCACGTCCGCGCCGGGCGCCGAGGCGTGGCTCACGGCCGCCGAGGAGGCCGGGTACGGCCCGCAGGTGATCGAGCGGTTCCTCGCCGGCGACCTCGTCGCCGCCGCCGTGGGGCCCGTCACCGCCCGACCGCTGGTCCAGCGGGGCATCACGCCGGTCCAGCCGGAACGGGGCCGCCTGGGCGCCCTCGTGCGGGCGCTCGTGGCCCACTACGAGCGTGTCGAGTCGGTCGCGCTGGCCACGGTGGCCGGGCCCCTCGTGGTGCGCGCGCGCGTGGCCGTGCTCGACGGGCACGTGCTGCCCCTGTCGCCGACGGGCGTCGAGGTGCTGCGCCTGCTCGCCGCGGCAGGCGGCGCCGTCGTCTCGCGCGAGCGGGTGCTCGACGTGCTGCCCGGGGAGTCGCGCGACCCGCACGCCGTCGAGGTGGCCGTCGGGCGGCTGCGCGAGGCCGTCGGGCGCCGCGACCTGATCCGCACCGTCGTCAAGCGCGGCTACCGGATCGAGAGGGCCCATGGCTGA
- a CDS encoding SDR family NAD(P)-dependent oxidoreductase, with translation MTSHQPDARTIVMTGASDGIGAAAARALHAAGHTVVVVGRDPDKTARLAGELGTTGHVADFARLDDVSRLAADLVAAHPRIDVLANNAGALHESFATTADGFERTFQVDHLAPYLLTRLLLGNVLAARGSVLWTSSAAARTVRTLDPATLGTPDPGARYRPLRAYAEAKAAGLLAMAELHRRVAGRGVTTAAFHPGVVGSHFSADGDGVVGWFYRSRLKDVLLSSPAKGAEQLVAMASARDWEPGLYYERGRPARRQPPVLADEALAGAAWERTEDLLAAHVE, from the coding sequence ATGACGAGCCACCAGCCCGACGCCCGCACCATCGTGATGACCGGCGCGTCCGACGGCATCGGGGCCGCCGCCGCCCGCGCGCTGCACGCGGCCGGGCACACCGTCGTCGTCGTGGGCCGCGACCCGGACAAGACGGCCCGGCTGGCCGGCGAGCTCGGCACCACCGGCCACGTCGCCGACTTCGCCCGCCTCGACGACGTCTCGCGCCTCGCCGCGGACCTCGTCGCGGCGCACCCGCGCATCGACGTGCTCGCCAACAACGCCGGCGCCCTGCACGAGTCCTTCGCCACCACCGCCGACGGGTTCGAGCGCACCTTCCAGGTGGACCACCTGGCCCCCTACCTGCTCACGCGCCTGCTGCTCGGCAACGTCCTCGCCGCGCGCGGCAGCGTCCTGTGGACCTCCAGCGCCGCCGCCCGCACCGTGCGCACCCTCGACCCGGCCACGCTCGGCACCCCCGACCCCGGCGCCCGGTACCGGCCGCTGCGCGCCTACGCCGAGGCCAAGGCCGCCGGGCTGCTCGCCATGGCCGAGCTGCACCGCCGCGTCGCGGGCCGCGGCGTGACCACCGCGGCGTTCCACCCCGGCGTCGTCGGCTCCCACTTCTCCGCCGACGGCGACGGCGTCGTCGGCTGGTTCTACCGGTCCCGCCTCAAGGACGTCCTCTTGTCCTCCCCGGCGAAGGGCGCCGAGCAGCTCGTCGCGATGGCGTCCGCCCGGGACTGGGAGCCCGGCCTGTACTACGAGCGCGGCCGCCCGGCCCGCCGCCAGCCGCCGGTGCTCGCGGACGAGGCCCTGGCCGGCGCGGCGTGGGAGCGCACCGAGGACCTGCTCGCCGCGCACGTCGAGTGA
- a CDS encoding HesA/MoeB/ThiF family protein: protein MTGALAPVVPVPVRVRLDEVERRRASRHLLLDGFGPDAQARLASARVLVVGAGGLGSPVLQYLAAAGVGTLGIVDDDVVSPSNLQRQVLHTDADLGERKTASAAAALRALRPDVDVVEHPLRLTSGNAAALLTGYDVVVDACDTFATRYVVGDAAARLGLPVVWGTVLGWDGQVSVWWSAAPDGRALTYRDVFGEQPAEGDSCETAGVLGPACGVVGTTMAVELVKLVTGTGDPALGRLLTYDARTSTWDTVPLVADDEGRAGERAAAAPPVGAAAPGTLVVDVGVEAVVDGGVWVRLDDLVAGRLPDAVLDHPVDAPLVVVCEQGLRSRGAATVLRDDGWRDVRATTYAALAARTGA, encoded by the coding sequence ATGACCGGGGCGCTGGCACCCGTCGTGCCCGTGCCCGTGCGCGTGCGCCTCGACGAGGTCGAGCGGCGCCGGGCGTCGCGGCACCTGCTCCTCGACGGCTTCGGCCCCGACGCGCAGGCGCGCCTCGCGTCCGCGCGCGTGCTCGTCGTCGGCGCGGGCGGCCTGGGGTCGCCGGTGCTCCAGTACCTCGCCGCGGCCGGTGTCGGCACGCTCGGCATCGTCGACGACGACGTCGTCTCGCCGTCGAACCTGCAACGCCAGGTGCTCCACACGGACGCCGACCTGGGGGAGCGCAAGACGGCCTCGGCCGCCGCGGCCCTGCGGGCGCTGCGCCCCGACGTCGACGTCGTCGAGCACCCGCTGCGGCTCACCTCCGGCAACGCCGCGGCGCTGCTGACCGGCTACGACGTCGTCGTCGACGCGTGCGACACGTTCGCCACCCGCTACGTCGTCGGTGACGCGGCCGCCCGGCTGGGGCTGCCGGTCGTGTGGGGCACGGTGCTCGGCTGGGACGGGCAGGTGTCGGTGTGGTGGTCGGCGGCGCCGGACGGGCGCGCGCTGACGTACCGCGACGTGTTCGGCGAGCAGCCCGCCGAGGGCGACTCCTGCGAGACGGCGGGCGTGCTCGGCCCCGCGTGCGGCGTCGTCGGCACGACCATGGCCGTGGAGCTCGTCAAGCTCGTGACGGGCACGGGCGACCCGGCCCTGGGCCGCCTGCTGACCTACGACGCGCGCACGAGCACGTGGGACACGGTCCCGCTGGTGGCGGACGACGAGGGCCGGGCGGGTGAGCGAGCCGCGGCCGCCCCGCCCGTGGGCGCGGCCGCCCCCGGCACGCTCGTCGTCGACGTCGGCGTGGAGGCCGTCGTCGACGGCGGCGTCTGGGTGCGCCTCGACGACCTCGTCGCCGGGCGGCTGCCCGACGCTGTCCTCGACCACCCCGTCGACGCCCCGCTCGTCGTCGTGTGCGAGCAGGGGCTGCGCTCGCGCGGCGCCGCGACGGTGCTGCGCGACGACGGCTGGCGAGACGTGCGCGCCACCACCTACGCGGCGCTCGCTGCTCGCACCGGCGCCTGA
- the nirD gene encoding nitrite reductase small subunit NirD, with amino-acid sequence MSAAVSTAVPTAELAPVCPLTSLAVERGAAALVAVDGTPVQVALFRLHDDAVLAVQQADPFSGANVLARGLVGTRSGEPTVASPVYKQVFSLRTGRCLETMGYQPVAGHGPDLTTYEVAVRDGVVHVGAPHAPGHGTGHDAAGETA; translated from the coding sequence ATGTCCGCCGCCGTGTCCACCGCAGTGCCCACCGCCGAGCTCGCCCCGGTCTGCCCCCTGACCTCCCTCGCCGTCGAGCGCGGCGCCGCCGCCCTCGTCGCCGTCGACGGCACCCCGGTGCAGGTCGCGCTCTTCCGCCTGCACGACGACGCCGTGCTCGCCGTCCAGCAGGCCGACCCGTTCTCCGGCGCCAACGTCCTCGCGCGCGGCCTCGTCGGCACCCGCTCCGGCGAGCCCACCGTCGCCTCCCCGGTCTACAAGCAGGTCTTCTCGCTGCGCACCGGCCGCTGCCTCGAGACGATGGGCTACCAGCCCGTCGCCGGCCACGGCCCCGACCTGACCACCTACGAGGTCGCCGTCCGCGACGGCGTCGTGCACGTCGGCGCCCCGCACGCCCCGGGTCACGGCACGGGTCACGACGCTGCGGGCGAGACCGCGTGA
- a CDS encoding HNH endonuclease has product MADVLVLNAGYEPLHRVSVRHAIHMLVRGVAVVEESVGERTFGPYPLPRVLRLVRYVAMRWRYRRDQAPSCTKAGVRARDGRCAYCGGPADTVDHVLPRSRGGASSWLNLVAACSACNGFKADRTPAEAGMELLLTPHVPDAGWVGAA; this is encoded by the coding sequence ATGGCTGACGTGCTGGTCCTCAACGCCGGCTACGAGCCGCTGCACCGTGTGTCGGTGCGGCACGCCATCCACATGCTCGTGCGCGGGGTCGCCGTGGTCGAGGAGTCGGTGGGGGAGCGGACGTTCGGGCCCTACCCGCTGCCGCGCGTGCTGCGCCTGGTGCGGTACGTGGCGATGCGGTGGCGCTACCGGCGCGACCAGGCGCCGTCGTGCACCAAGGCCGGCGTGCGGGCCCGCGACGGGCGCTGCGCGTACTGCGGCGGCCCGGCGGACACCGTGGACCACGTGCTGCCGCGCTCGCGCGGGGGAGCGTCGTCGTGGCTGAACCTCGTGGCGGCCTGCTCGGCGTGCAACGGGTTCAAGGCGGACCGCACGCCCGCGGAGGCGGGCATGGAGCTGCTGCTCACCCCGCACGTGCCGGACGCGGGCTGGGTCGGGGCGGCCTAG
- the nirB gene encoding nitrite reductase large subunit NirB translates to MSGSQARSQAPGRVVVVGGGMVAQRLVEALRARDEAGAWHVDVFAEEPRLPYDRVQLTKYFEARDADELALGDPALWADPLVTLHRDVKVESIDREARTVTDRLGRVHAYDELVLATGSYAAVPPIPGNDLPGVFVYRTVDDVAALRGWVEQKRRDYPAGRPVRGAVIGGGLLGLEAAGALTALDAHATVIQFGTHLMDVQTDLGGGQALARLINAKGIGVRCSTATQAMRPHRRTGHVGRLEFADGGRLDVDVVVLATGVRPRDELARAAGLEVGARGGVVVDLACRTSDEHVHAIGEVAAVEGVCYGLVAPGYAMAEVVVDRLLGGEATFPGADTATKLKLNGVDVASFGDAHARTPGAVEVVWADPVAGVYKKLVLSDDATTLLGGVFVGDAAPYASLRPMLGATLPGDPSAYLLPEGTGGAPNLDLPDDANVCSCNNVSAGAIRAAVTEHGCTDLAGVKACTRAGTTCGSCLPLVKKIATTELEKAGVTVSTALCEHFALSRAGLFEAVRVAGLHTFSEILDRLGQGGRGCDICRPVIGSILASLGNGHVLAGEQATLQDTNDHVLANMQKDGTYSVVPRMPGGEVTPEGLIAVGEVARDFGLYTKITGGQRVDMFGARIEQLPAIWQRLVDAGFESGHAYGKSLRTVKSCVGSTWCRYGVQDSVGMAVQLELRYRGLRSPHKLKLGVSGCARECAEARAKDVGVIATEKGWNVYVGGNGGFSPKHARLLAEDLTDDELVRTIDRFLLYYVRTADRLQRTAAWLDDVEGGLDHVRAVVLDDALGICADLDAQMASHVDAYEDEWKAVLDDPDKLARFSSFVNAPTTPDPDLAYVAERGQRRPATASERAAGADLLGAPVLVAGATLPVRRPEEA, encoded by the coding sequence ATGAGCGGATCACAGGCACGATCGCAGGCACCGGGCAGGGTGGTCGTCGTCGGCGGCGGCATGGTCGCCCAGCGGCTCGTCGAGGCGCTGCGCGCCCGGGACGAGGCCGGCGCGTGGCACGTGGACGTCTTCGCGGAGGAGCCGCGCCTCCCGTACGACCGCGTCCAGCTCACCAAGTACTTCGAGGCGCGCGACGCCGACGAGCTCGCCCTCGGCGACCCCGCCCTGTGGGCCGACCCGCTCGTGACCCTGCACCGCGACGTGAAGGTCGAGTCGATCGACCGCGAGGCGCGCACGGTCACGGACCGCCTGGGCCGCGTGCACGCGTACGACGAGCTCGTGCTCGCCACGGGCTCGTACGCCGCCGTCCCGCCCATCCCGGGCAACGACCTGCCCGGCGTGTTCGTGTACCGCACGGTGGACGACGTCGCGGCGCTGCGCGGCTGGGTCGAGCAGAAGCGGCGCGACTACCCGGCGGGCAGGCCCGTGCGCGGCGCCGTCATCGGCGGCGGCCTGCTGGGCCTGGAGGCGGCGGGGGCGCTGACGGCGCTCGACGCGCACGCCACCGTGATCCAGTTCGGCACGCACCTCATGGACGTGCAGACCGACCTGGGCGGCGGGCAGGCGCTGGCCCGGCTCATCAACGCCAAGGGCATCGGCGTGCGATGCAGCACCGCCACGCAGGCCATGAGGCCGCACCGCCGCACGGGCCACGTGGGTCGCCTCGAGTTCGCCGACGGGGGCCGCCTGGACGTCGACGTCGTCGTGCTCGCCACGGGCGTGCGCCCGCGCGACGAGCTCGCCCGCGCGGCCGGCCTGGAGGTGGGCGCGCGCGGCGGCGTCGTCGTCGACCTGGCGTGCCGCACGTCCGACGAGCATGTCCACGCGATCGGCGAGGTCGCCGCCGTCGAGGGCGTCTGCTACGGCCTGGTGGCCCCCGGCTACGCGATGGCGGAGGTGGTCGTCGACCGCCTGCTCGGCGGCGAGGCCACCTTCCCGGGCGCGGACACCGCGACCAAGCTCAAGCTGAACGGCGTCGACGTCGCCAGCTTCGGCGACGCGCACGCCCGCACGCCCGGCGCGGTCGAGGTGGTCTGGGCGGACCCCGTCGCCGGGGTGTACAAGAAGCTCGTCCTGTCCGACGACGCGACGACGCTGCTCGGCGGCGTGTTCGTCGGCGACGCCGCCCCGTACGCGTCGCTGCGCCCGATGCTCGGCGCGACCCTCCCGGGCGACCCGTCCGCGTACCTGCTGCCGGAGGGCACGGGCGGCGCACCGAACCTCGACCTGCCCGACGACGCCAACGTCTGCTCGTGCAACAACGTCTCCGCGGGCGCGATCCGCGCGGCGGTCACCGAGCACGGCTGCACCGACCTGGCCGGCGTCAAGGCGTGCACGCGGGCGGGCACCACGTGCGGGTCCTGCCTGCCGCTCGTCAAGAAGATCGCCACCACGGAGCTGGAGAAGGCGGGCGTGACCGTCTCCACGGCGCTGTGCGAGCACTTCGCGCTGTCCCGGGCCGGCCTGTTCGAGGCCGTCCGCGTCGCCGGGCTGCACACCTTCTCCGAGATCCTCGACCGGCTCGGGCAGGGCGGGCGCGGCTGCGACATCTGCCGCCCCGTCATCGGCTCCATCCTCGCGAGCCTCGGCAACGGCCACGTGCTCGCGGGCGAGCAGGCCACCCTGCAGGACACCAACGACCACGTGCTCGCCAACATGCAGAAGGACGGCACGTACTCGGTGGTGCCGCGCATGCCCGGCGGCGAGGTCACCCCCGAGGGCCTCATCGCCGTCGGCGAGGTCGCGCGCGACTTCGGCCTCTACACGAAGATCACCGGCGGGCAGCGCGTCGACATGTTCGGCGCCCGCATCGAGCAGCTCCCCGCCATCTGGCAGCGGCTCGTCGACGCCGGCTTCGAGTCCGGCCACGCCTACGGCAAGTCGCTGCGCACCGTGAAGTCCTGCGTCGGGTCCACGTGGTGCCGCTACGGCGTCCAGGACTCCGTCGGCATGGCCGTCCAGCTCGAGCTGCGCTACCGCGGCCTGCGCTCCCCGCACAAGCTCAAGCTCGGCGTGTCCGGCTGCGCCCGCGAGTGCGCCGAGGCGCGCGCCAAGGACGTCGGCGTCATCGCCACCGAGAAGGGCTGGAACGTGTACGTCGGCGGCAACGGCGGCTTCTCCCCGAAGCACGCCCGCCTCCTCGCGGAGGACCTCACCGACGACGAGCTCGTCCGCACCATCGACCGGTTCCTGCTCTACTACGTGCGCACCGCCGACCGCCTCCAGCGCACCGCCGCCTGGCTCGACGACGTCGAGGGCGGCCTCGACCACGTCCGCGCCGTCGTCCTCGACGACGCGCTCGGCATCTGCGCCGACCTCGACGCCCAGATGGCCTCCCACGTCGACGCCTACGAGGACGAGTGGAAGGCCGTCCTGGACGACCCCGACAAGCTCGCCCGGTTCTCCAGCTTCGTCAACGCGCCCACCACCCCCGACCCCGACCTCGCCTACGTGGCCGAGCGCGGCCAGCGCCGCCCCGCCACGGCGTCCGAGCGCGCGGCCGGCGCCGACCTGCTCGGCGCCCCCGTCCTGGTCGCCGGCGCCACCCTGCCCGTCCGCCGCCCCGAGGAGGCCTGA
- a CDS encoding sirohydrochlorin chelatase, whose product MADLLAVSHGTSSPTGAAAVAALVDAVRDHLRDHRLDQEVDHRGGRVAGGFVDVQQPDVPASLAALGADGPGGAPVVVVPLLLAAGYHVHVDLRDDVAAARAAGADVRLAGALGPDDRLVDVLQRRLAEAGLRDGDHVVLAAAGSSDARALDDCEAVARELAARLRTQPVTLAYVSAAQPRVPAAVAAARGPAAASGGGAPRVVVATFLLAPGYFADLVAAAGGDVTTAPLLTADGPIPPELVAIVADRFGAALAS is encoded by the coding sequence ATGGCTGACCTGCTCGCCGTCTCGCACGGCACGTCCTCGCCCACGGGCGCCGCGGCCGTCGCCGCGCTCGTCGACGCCGTGCGCGACCACCTCCGCGACCACCGTCTCGACCAGGAGGTCGACCACCGGGGCGGCCGCGTCGCGGGCGGGTTCGTCGACGTCCAGCAGCCCGACGTGCCCGCGAGCCTCGCCGCGCTCGGCGCGGACGGGCCCGGCGGCGCGCCCGTCGTGGTCGTCCCGCTGCTGCTCGCGGCCGGGTACCACGTGCACGTCGACCTGCGCGACGACGTCGCCGCCGCGCGCGCGGCCGGGGCCGACGTGCGGCTCGCGGGCGCGCTCGGCCCGGACGACCGCCTCGTCGACGTGCTCCAGCGCCGCCTCGCGGAGGCGGGGCTGCGCGACGGCGACCACGTCGTGCTCGCCGCCGCCGGGTCCTCCGACGCCCGCGCCCTCGACGACTGCGAGGCCGTCGCCCGGGAGCTCGCCGCCCGGCTACGCACGCAGCCGGTCACCCTCGCGTACGTCTCGGCGGCGCAGCCGCGCGTGCCGGCCGCGGTCGCGGCGGCCCGCGGTCCGGCCGCGGCGTCGGGGGGCGGCGCGCCGCGTGTCGTCGTCGCGACCTTCCTGCTCGCGCCGGGCTACTTCGCCGACCTCGTCGCCGCCGCAGGCGGCGACGTGACGACGGCCCCGCTGCTGACCGCGGACGGGCCGATACCACCGGAGCTCGTCGCCATCGTGGCCGACCGGTTCGGCGCCGCGCTGGCGTCCTGA
- the moaC gene encoding cyclic pyranopterin monophosphate synthase MoaC, whose product MTDLSHYRADGAAHMVDVSAKDVTAREATAVGVLRTRPDVVARIASGDLPKGEAVATARVAGILGAKRTPDLVPLCHPLPITGVDVDVVPHDDVVDITATVRTRGRTGVEMEALTAVTVAGLTVYDMIKAVDREAVLTDVRVVAKSGGRSGDWTREDA is encoded by the coding sequence ATGACCGACCTGTCCCACTACCGGGCCGACGGCGCCGCGCACATGGTCGACGTGTCCGCCAAGGACGTCACCGCCCGCGAGGCCACCGCCGTGGGCGTGCTGCGCACCCGCCCCGACGTCGTCGCGCGCATCGCGTCGGGCGACCTGCCCAAGGGCGAGGCGGTCGCGACCGCCCGCGTCGCGGGCATCCTCGGCGCCAAGCGCACCCCCGACCTCGTGCCGCTGTGCCACCCCCTGCCGATCACGGGCGTCGACGTCGACGTCGTCCCGCACGACGACGTCGTCGACATCACCGCGACCGTGCGCACCCGCGGCCGCACCGGCGTCGAGATGGAGGCCCTCACGGCCGTGACGGTCGCGGGCCTGACGGTGTACGACATGATCAAGGCCGTCGACCGCGAGGCCGTCCTCACCGACGTGCGCGTGGTCGCCAAGTCGGGCGGCAGGTCCGGCGACTGGACGCGGGAGGACGCATGA